From Syngnathus typhle isolate RoL2023-S1 ecotype Sweden linkage group LG5, RoL_Styp_1.0, whole genome shotgun sequence:
ATGCATTTGCTGCCCGCCAGCTTGATCCGTACGCACGAGAAACTGCTGGGGGCGGAGCTGAGGGAAGAGGCGGGGCGGGTCCGCCGCTCCTTTGAGGAAACCATGGCCGCCAGCGAAGAGGAGAAGGTAACGCTTTTGCCGCGACGACCCAGATGCCGTAACCTGAAACGACATCGGCTTGACGACCGCCTCTAGCGTTAGCGGCCCGACGTATTAagcagggacgtgcggtcaagGGAGGTCATCAtgatgagtaaaaaaaatatattaatatttgtCCACTGATCTTTGTGTATGACTAGTTTTGAAAAATCTTGACGGACGTCAGCGCAATGTTATCGATGGATCCCACGGCCTTTTGTTAGCATCGGCGCGCTGTCAATTAACGAGCGCTTACCCACGTGTCATCAGTTGGCAAGCGTGGCCGGCCTACGCGTGTCGCTCTCCACCAATGAGATGGAAGCACTGAGGTGTGGCGAGGAGGCCCGACAACAGAGACTCCACGACGCTATTTTGGGCTCGCATCGGGAACTGCAGGTAGGCAGCGAGCCACACTGTCTGTGCTGTCCGGCCGCCCGCGCGGGACCTCACCCGCCCCGCTCCGCCCGCAGGAGTGCATGAGACGCAGAGCCGAGGAGTTTGTGACATCACTGGCTTCTCTGAcggagcacctcctccatcagaTGGACCGACTTCCTCTACCAGGTCAGGTTCTGTGTACATCTGCTCGAGTGTCATTAGTGAGTAGTCGGCGGCACGTGACCGTCGTGAATCCGTGCGCCTGATCTCGCTCGCAGAAGTGACCTCGCAGCAGATGTCGGAGGACAGAGATGTTGCCAGGGAGACCACCCAGCAATCCTGCAGGTAGCCTCCCACGCGCCCGTCCCGTCTCGGCGGAGCTAAAGAGCCGCCGGTTGTGTGCGTGTCTCAGGTTGTGGCCGGGCATTCCTCACATGTCGCTCCCCGCCAACGCCGCATCCGCCCTGAGCGCCGCAACCACCGTGGCCGTGGCCACCACCAAGTGCACCCTGGGACATCTGGCCGTCATTCAGCACAGGGACGCCGCCGCCAAGGTACACGCATAAATTCGACACTCACACATTTGGCTCACaaacctttgtgtgtgtgtgtgtgtgttagcgttTTCAGCAGGTGTTTTCGTCACAATTGTCGCATTCCGACGCAGACAAACGAAGACGACTTAACGAACTTCAAAGCTGGAAGACCCACTGGAGGCTACAGTTACACACGCTGACAGAGTGAACACGGACACACTACATACACACTGTTGGCTGGAATAAAGCACAAGATGGAGCCAAAAACGCAGAGAGCAGACTGCGAGTGGGCCACGCCCCCACGACATCATGAACGTGCAGGTGGCGTGCTTGTTGCCATGTGTGTCGTCGTCCGTCCATTATTGACCTGACCGCTGATCCGTGGCAGCGCGACATAAACGGGTACCCTGATGGATGCGTGCGTGGCCGTCTTGTCCAGGTAGTCTGACGCCATGTTGGCGTTGTGCTTCAGCTTGAGCATGTGGCCTGAACGAGACATTGCGTCAAAAATGACACGAAAAGTAATTCAAATATCTTCAGTGAAGATTAAGGTCTTCCCACGACCCCTGCGTGCAGACATGGTGACGTCACATCGCGCACCGCTGCTCGCTCGTCCGTCCTGCGCAAACCCGGAAGTCAACAACGAGCGCCGGAATTCCGAACAAGCTAGGGCGGCAGCACGTGGCGTAGTGCCTAACGGCCCATTGGTCGGCTGGGTCTGTGACGCAAGAGGACAACGAAGCCTGTAGCACTTCCCGCGAGGCTCTTGCTCAAACTCGCTTGGCGCGCACGTCGGGTGCGTGCTACAACGGAAAACGTGGACGACGCCTGCAAGCGCGCAAAGGTAAGAAGAAACGCGCTTGGTCCTCGCACTTCTTTCTTGCACGCGCGCCAAGCAAGGTAAGAAGAAACGCGCTTGGTCCTCGCTCGCGAGAGATTTGGAGCCGCTCTGCATTGCCGTCGACTTGACACCCAACTCCCGCCCTCCAGGCTTCAAGATTCAAGCTTGTACAGGAGTTGTTAAGCTTAGTGGGCGGAGTCAGGGGCGAGCTGCTCTCAGGTCAGATTTGCTTGCccgttttattattttatttttcagacaTGACAGCTTTTGTATTCAGAACAGTGGTTCTTAATCTTGTTgtaggtaccgaaccccaccagtttaaTACGCGCGTTCATCGAATCCCTctagcggaaaaaaaaaaatcaaattcaagacatgctctcacaatcaggtgtgttcggaccacCCAGTGGAGGCTTCGCTCGAACcctggttaagaaccactgacatAGAATATGTGACACCGTGTCGAGTGTAAAAATTCGACATACTACGATCCAATCGTGTCGGCGCTAAATGCACAACCCTGAAAACTCTCTCATCGATGTAATTTTGCCGCCTTTGTACGTCCCATTCGTAGGCTCCAATGTCCCGAGAAACCCCACAAGAGGGGGACGGGGCCCAGTGCTCGTCGCAGGCCCCGTCCACCCTGTCCCCCTCACAGGCCCAGTCCAAGTCCCAGGGCAGCTCCAGTTCTTCCAGTGTCCCGGCATCAGGCAGCCAGTCGTCCAGCGGCTCGGGGACGCTGAGCAGCGCCGACACGCTTCCCGTCACCTTGCCGTCTGTCCCCGAGGAGCCCGAAAGTCAACCTTGGGGACGTCTGCTGCCCATGCAGCCGGGCTTTGGCTCTCACGGCAAGTAAGGCTCTGTGGTCTTGGTCCCGGGCCTGGTCAGGCCACTGGCAGTTGCGCCACTTCTCCAAGCACAGTTGAAGGCACGCGGGTTCCTCTTGCTGGTTCCCAAAAGTAGTAGCAACGCACGCAGCACATTTCAAACACGGAATGCGATTGTGCGTGGGCGCTCTTTTTTCAGATTGCGTTGAGGACGAGTATTTGTTTGGCCGAGACTCCAAATGTCATTATGTCCTGGACGATCCCGACCACAGAGGATCCTTGCGATTCCGAATTTATAGCAAGCGACACTTCAGGATCTACAGGGTAGCTGaggctcctcctcttcctcttcaccctcctcaacacacacacacttgcctgAGCTTTGCTTCTTTGCTTTCCTTTCGCGACCTAATCCCAGGAGGGCACCGAGGTGTTTGTTCAGGACCTGAGCAACAACGGGACCTTTGTCGACGGGAACAAAATCGGATGCAACAAGATACTTCCTCTGGTCAACAACGCAGTGCTGGCGCTGTCCGAGCAGCGCAACAAAGGTGAAGACCGGAAGTGCCGCGGCGACCGGCCGGAGGAGGCGGCCCTGATGCGGCCGCCAGTGTAACGTCGCTGTCTTTGCTCAGTGTTTGTCTTCATCGACCTGATGTCTAGCCAAGAGTCCTCGTTGCCCAAGGAGCTCCGCGACAAGTATCTGCTGACCCGTCGCATCGGGACGTGAGTGCGCCTGGCACGACACCCCCCGGCCCAGCCCGGCCGGGCTCCTCGCCGCACGCTCCTGAGAGTttgagatcaggggatgtttgagaataattttcatttttttgtacatgtgaagccctttgagacttgcttgtgatttagggccatataaataaacttgacttgacgtcACTTGGCTGTCTTTCAGAGGCGTGTGCGGCGAGGTGAAGCTGGCGTTCCAACGCTCCACCTGTAAAAGGTTTGCCGTCAAAGTCATCAACAAGAACAACTTCAAGTCCGAAGGAGCGAGTATCTGTCCTCTCATCGGCCGGCCGGTGCCCGGTCGACCCCGCGGCTGACCTTTGCGCCGCCGCTCCGTTTGCAGACGGCCGCCAGAAACGCTCAAACGGAGATCGAAATCCTGCAGCGCATCGATCACGTGAGCTCGTCGAGCGCTCCCGCCTCGCcccatggagggagggagggagggagggagggagcgaggccTCCCCGCCCACTGCGCCTCTGTGCTTTGATTTCAGCCGTGCCTCATCAGGACCGAGGACTTCTACCAGACGGACGACACCTTCTTCATCGTGTTGGAGCTGTGGGTGCATGCGCGTGCGGTGCGCATTTGCTAATGTGCTAACGGCCTCGCCCAACAGGATGGAGGGCGGCGAGCTCTTTGGTCGACTCAAATCTCAGCAGCGACTTAGCGAGGCCACGGCCAAGCTTTACTTCTACCAAATGTTGAAAGCTGTGCAGGTGAGGCGCCGCTCGAAACCCCGGCCGGATGTCGAGCGCGATCGCTGAATGCGGCCCGATGCGTGCACGCAGTACCTACACAGCCGGGGCATCATCCACCGGGACCTGAAACCGGAGAACATCCTCCTGTCGTCGCAGGAAGACGACTGCCTCGTCAAAGTTAGCCCGCCGCCGGCGCAACTTTTTCTGCAAAGCGGCGTGACCCCGTGCGTACGTGTGCGTCCGCACGTCAGGTGACGGACTTCAACCAGTCACGCATCCTGGAGGAGGCGGCCTTGATGCGGACTCTGTGCGGGACGCCGTCCTACCTGGCGCCCGAGGTGCTGACGCACGCCGCTACCGGCGGATACGGCCTGCCCGTCGACGCCTGGAGCCTCGGCGTCCTCCTGTTTGTCTGGTAATTGGGTGTCTCGTACAGACGTCGATACAAGAGCTACATTCTACCAGCGTCGTTCTGCGTACGCAGCCTGTGCGGGTACCCGCCGTTCCACGAGAGCTTCTCGGACCTGTCGGTGAGCGAGCAGATCGTGCAAGGCCGCTTCACCATGGTGCCGTCCAAGTGGCGCCACGTGTCCGACCAGGGTGAGCATGTAGTCTTTATTGTCGTCACCTTCACCGCGGTGGTCTCATgcatatgtgcatgtgtgtgtgtgtgtgtgtgtgtgtgtgtgtgcgcgcgcgcgtgcgtgtgcgggcGTGACAGCCAAGGACATGGTTAGGAAGCTTCTGGTGGTGGCGCCCGCCGACAGGATGACCATCGACGAGGCGCTCTGGCACGCCTGGCTGCAGGTGCTCGTCATCAACGGAAGCGGTAGCAGCGTGATGGAGATTCAAACAGGAttgtgtgcgcttgtgtgtatgtgtaggaCCCCGTGATGTTGGAGAAAGCCAACCGCCTGATGTATCCAGCTGCCATGGTACccccaacacacgcacacacacacacacacacatacacatacacgctTAACAGCAGCAAGGAGCGACTCGGATTGAGATGCAAACTCGCCAAATTGGAATTTTTCCGATTGGAATCGGAAGACTGACCAATGTCCATTGTTTGTGATGGCAGGAGGCGGGGCCGGCGAGGAAACGACAGCGAGAGGACCAGGATGAGGATCGTTCTGCCAAACAAGCCCCGCCCACAAATGTTTTGCAATAAAGTCTTTGCTCTCGTCCGCTCACTGCTTTGCGTTATCGCTTCCTGTTGTCGTCACGGCATCGAGAAGAGTGCAGACAGCCCGTCCGGCTATCTCAATTGGCCCGCGGTGGCCGCCATCTTGCGTTGCCACTGTTGATGACACACGCTTCCGCCGGATGATTCTTGCTGAAAACAGCGTCTGTTAAGAATTCTTCGTTGTTATTCAgcagtgcttttattttgaaagctgTTTTCACCAGACCTTTTCCTGTGTTTCACGTTCGAGtattggttataatggtggagCAATCATTGACGACGTAAGTTTGGGCTCCTAACAAAAGGAAAAAaccctttaggacaatgtactgttactccaaatgtttgttttcattctttTAGAGGTCCGTTTCGTGAataagcatctttccgctaGATCGTTAGCCTGCACTGTTAACGTGTGTGTTATTCACTTACAGTTTAAGACATCATTTGTGAATATAACGTCATTTGCGGTCAATAGAGGCAATTTATTACCGAGAAGTGTTTATTTACACTGTCTTGAGTTATATTCACATGGTTTTAATTCGGAAACTGCTTATGCATGTGCTTGTTGAACGGCTGTGCCAACGCGCAGCCTCCAAGCGAGCCTTTGGCAAGAAGCTTTATCAACACGTAGGCCAGCGATCCTGATTTAAAAGCTTCTGTCGCTCCCTAGTGGACATCGCGTGCCACGTGCCATGACGTATGTGCGTGCAGGAACTGGTCGCTCACTGGATCTCAGTAGCGGGCAGAATGGCGTGCAAAGTAGTGGACAGTGCCATCCAAGTGTTCGGGGGTGCCGGTGTCTCAGGAGACTTCCCTCTGGCGCAGATGTGAAAATGTACTTTGATTAAGCAAAGTTAATTTGTATAATGACACCCCCCGCCTCCCTTTCCGGGTATTCCTACGCAAGAACTTTGCGTGTTGCTGACGGACCAGATGAGGTGCACTTGTCCACCATCGCCCGTCTGGACcgtgtggaggtggtgggggagaggaggatggtggctaagctgtcctccatcatggacaacgtctcccacccccttcatgagactgtcagagccctggagagctccatcagtgaccggcttcgtcacccacgatgcaccaccgagaggcatcgcaggtccttcctccctgctgccatcagactgtacaagcaggcttatcactgtagctaacggaaaataattacgtgcaataatcaaaaagtcaaaagtcagcttgatcgtcaatctcttcacatgtcaagacacacaaagaataaTAACGTGCAATCACCGTATGTGCAatcatatgtgcaatatctgtctacctcatactctttttacctgctttttttttgcacagtttttcttcctttgcactatttttctatctaatatttttttatctccactgtatattgcgtatatactgtccatatttttttcaattatatatatcttttactttttttaatcttttaccCCTTTctctgcatgcgtgtgtgtgtgtgtatatgttaagtgtactgctgcttacacaggagtttccccattgagggaataataaaggattatcttatttgaccagctcagtggcctagtggtagagtgtccgccctgagacggacggaaggttgtgggttcaaaccccggccgagtcataccaaagactataaaaatgggacctattgcctccctgcttggcactcagcattaagggttggaattggggggttagatcaccaaatgattcccgagcacggcaccgctgctgctcactgctcccctctccccaggggatggattaagatcacacggggatgggttaaatgcagaggacaaatttcaccacacccagatgtgtgtgtgacgatcattgggaatttaacttttaactcaTCATTCTGATGTATTGGTACAATATGACATGTCGTGTGTGTTATGATTCATAATTTTTCATGTCATGACGTCTGCCACACCGTGGTCACgtgacgcggacgtgacgtTGAAGGCCGGATcttgccactgagctggtcattaaataggaagacttttttaatgtatttaaatctattttgagtttgcgccattatttcaacgcataacaactgtaagtctactaaacaaaacagcggTTGCTATAGGATGTCAGCCATGTTGTGGTCACATGACGCGGACATGATGTCgatgggcggagcttccgccaaaattcaaatccgagcgCGCGGCTCGCGACAGGAAGACGGCAATGCCGAGCAACGAgacacagcgacgactaacaagagaaatatttttattttctgcttgcaactgtaccgtccagagcgcacacggtaaatacaacccattgtttttaaaaagaagtacttttgtagccctgaaaagcgagtgagtgtggCGGTTGGGGGGGGACGTCGAGATCGGCGTCTGCTTTCAGCCACagacgccgaatttcgacgattctccctggtcaacggttgtaaatgatcgcgttgattaaaaaagagaactttatttaactctaatttaccgttttagataatattacgccgcagtcatgtgacgcggacgtgacgtcggtgggtggagcttccgccaaaattcaaatccgaggacgcggcttgcaactggacgtaggaaggcggcaatgccgagaaacgcgacacagcgacgactaacaagagaaatatttttatttcctgcttgcaactggaccgtctagagcgtacacggtaaatacaactcattgtttttaaaaagaagtacttttgttgccctgaaaagcgagtgagtgcgccggctacgtcgaactctgcgtctgcggcctaccacagaggccgaatttcgacgattctccctggtcaacggttgtaaatgatcgcgttgaataaaaaagtgaactttatttaactctaatttaccgttttagataatattatacgttgcagtcatgtgacgccgATGTGACTTCAATTGGCGCTACTCCCGCCGAGATTATAATTCGTGGGCGCGAATACAAACTCGGCGATTATCaacagaaatatctttaatttctgcttgcaactggaccgtctagagcaggggtgggcaaactttttgactcgccgcCCGAACcgggaaccaggagcagatggccgtagtgtttaaagagatttacttttgtgaagtttgactaaagttgtcgatgtagctagcgtccagtgtaatagcaatgtgtagctgagtagctaaccctagctgaaacgtagttgcgttgcatctgcgtatgttggttgaggttaaatgttaacgtttaatttcattccattaggttcaacgttgtttgctgtatattttccactgtaagaagaagaagaatgtaaaaagaatgactatacaaatcaattggaggcttgcttcattgatcacaaccgtgagtacccctttcttcctccatttatgttcaacactatttcatgtctaacagtaattaatgtaacacataaccataagtaaattgagtgtgggcactctcaaattaacatatgtgattatactgtgtaatctgtcaccgagtatattgttgcaaagtaatataagaaaagatccaaaattgtaattcagaatagttttcaaaagaaggccattataattatatacaaatctggttaccctgaacataataacaagctatttcttaaatcccaaattcttcaattcaaagatttggtcaattatcagactgctcaaatgatgctcaaagcgaagctaaactttttaccccaaaaatattcaaaaaacttctatcaattcaactaagtgtttaatatggcctatcagggctgaagtcaaaatttggcaccatcatgtggtggaatgtggaattgcagcacatccaattttgcctgggaacaaacggattaaataaatcttacttctcttcttgtcactccttctcaaacaagtaaattgcccattttgcgcagtagatgttctgttaatacctagtatttatacaaagtcataatttaaattactttagacattcattcatccattcaagaaagatccaaagtagtaatccagaatagtttttaaaagaaggccattcgaattgtaaacaaatctgattaccttgaacatgataacaagctatttcttaaatcctaaattcttcaattcaaagatttggttgattatcagactgctcaaatgatgctcaaagcgaagcttaactgtttacctaaaaatattcaaaagcatatacaaactatgtctaattcagaacattcatgttacttcactcggtcttattaccaacttctatcaattcaactaagtgtttaatatggcctatcagggctgaagtcaaaatctggcaccatcatgtggtggaatctggaattgcagcacatccaattttgcctgggaacaaacatattaaataagtcttagttctcttcttgccactcattctaaaacaagtaaattgcccattttgcgcagtaggtgttctgttaatacctagtatttatacaaagtcatagtttaaattactttcaacattcattcatccattcaagaaagatccaaagtagtaatccagaatagtttttaaaagaaggccattcgaattgtaaacaaatctgattaccttgaacatgataacaagctaactcttaaatcctaaattcttcaattcaaagatttggttgattatcagactgctcaaatgatgctcaaagcgaagctaaactgtttacctaaaaatattcaaaagcatattcaaactgtctaattcagaacattcatgttactccactcggtcttattaccaacttctatcaattcaactaagtgtttaatatggcttatcagagctgaagtcaaaatctggcaccatcatgtggtaacatctggaattgcagcacatccaattttgcctgggaacaaacagattaaataagtcttacttctcttcttgccactccttctcaaacaagtaaattgcccattttgcacagtagatgttttgttaatacctagtatttatacaaagtcataatttaaattactttcaacattcattcatccattcaaccaCCGTGACTCCACTCGctcttattaccaacttctatcaattaaaCTAAGCATTTAATACATCATATAAGGTCTGAAGTCACGATTTGGCACCATACTTTGTTGAAATCTGCaattgcagcaaatgcaattttgccagggaacaaaaataaattaaataaactaaataagtcttacttcttcccattaaataaattaataagtcTTGCTATTCcccactccttttcaaaaaagtagtttaaaacgagggcccctccctcaatctttaaccctaacctcgcacgtcacattgtgttgtatctgcgaatgttggttgaggccaaatgataaggttttctttcattcctttaggTTCCACGGTGTTCGTTGCCAGTATGTTTGAAGGATACAAAGTACAACGTTTGCACGTTGGCGAAGACGTCTCCggtgagtccttccttcctttttattcatgggaaagtcacagacaacaatagctaaagtaacacattgttagaggtaactacatttgtcttaaattggatagattacttgttcccacaccttttcgaacaagtaaactggccattttgtgcaggagactttctgtttatacctagtatttatacagtcatcatttaaatgaacaaataagattcattcattcactcactcactcactcactcattcattcaaaatatccaaagttgtgtgtgctaTGTGTAGATGAGAATAGGTCTCATGTTACTCCATTCGCTCATACGACCAACTTCTATTAATTTATCCAAGCGTTTAATACGTCCTATCAGGTCTCAAGTCAAGGCTTGGCACTGTGCTTTGATGAAATTTGCAATTGCTgcaaatccaattttgcctgggaacaaaaatagattaaacaaactaaataagtcttattccttcccattaaataaatgaaataagtctctcttctgcacagtccttttcaaacaattaaactggccatcttgtgcagtagtttttgtgttcacacctagtatttatcagaaatcacatttgaaatgacttcattcaaccattttggaaatttggaatcccagcaaatccattcttcccattaaataaagacGTCCTACTTCTtccctttaaataaatgaaataagtcttacttcctactgcttttcaaacaagtaaagtgcgagaggctaggtgctaagaggctaggtgctaagaggctaggtgctaagaggctaggtgctaagaggctaggtgctaagaggctaggtgctaagaggctaggtgttaaggtctgatgtggttaggtgctaaggtctgatgtggttaggtgctaaggtctgatgtggttaggtgctaaggtctgatgtggttaggtgctaaggtctgatgtggttaggtgctaaggtctgatgtggttaggtgctattgtgctaaaggtgctaaaagtgcaattgtgctaaaggtgcatatgtgctaaaggtgctattgtgctgaaggtgctattgtgccatgtgctaaaggtgctattgtgctatgtgctaaagatgctattgtgctatgtgctaaagatactaaaaatgctattgtgctaaagaTGCTAAAAATGCTATTGTGCAAGATGCTAAAGGTGGTTTtgtgctaggtgctaaaggtgctaaaagtgctattgtgctatgtgctaaaggtgctaaaagtgctattgtgctatgtgctgaaggtgctatgtgctattgtgcaatgtgctgaaggtgctattgtgcaatGTGCTATaaagtgctattgtgctatgtgctataaagtgctattttgctatgtgccgaaggtgctattttgctatctgctaaaggtgctatgtgctaaaagtgctattttgctatgtgctaaaggtgccaaaggtgctatgtgctaaaggtgccaaaggtgctattttgctatgtgctaaaggtgccaaaggtgctattttgctatgtgctaaaggtcccaaaggtgctattttgctatgtgctaaaggtcccaaaggtgccattttgctaggtcccaaaggtgccattttgctaggtgccaaaggtgccattttgctaggtgccaaaggtgccattttgctaggtgccaaaggtgccattttgctaggtgccaaaggtgccattttgctaggtgccaaaggtgccattttgctaggtgccaaaggtgccattttgctaggtgccaaaggtgccattttgctaggtgccagaggtgccattttgctaggtgctaaaggtg
This genomic window contains:
- the chek2 gene encoding serine/threonine-protein kinase Chk2, which translates into the protein MSRETPQEGDGAQCSSQAPSTLSPSQAQSKSQGSSSSSSVPASGSQSSSGSGTLSSADTLPVTLPSVPEEPESQPWGRLLPMQPGFGSHDCVEDEYLFGRDSKCHYVLDDPDHRGSLRFRIYSKRHFRIYREGTEVFVQDLSNNGTFVDGNKIGCNKILPLVNNAVLALSEQRNKVFVFIDLMSSQESSLPKELRDKYLLTRRIGTGVCGEVKLAFQRSTCKRFAVKVINKNNFKSEGTAARNAQTEIEILQRIDHPCLIRTEDFYQTDDTFFIVLELMEGGELFGRLKSQQRLSEATAKLYFYQMLKAVQYLHSRGIIHRDLKPENILLSSQEDDCLVKVTDFNQSRILEEAALMRTLCGTPSYLAPEVLTHAATGGYGLPVDAWSLGVLLFVCLCGYPPFHESFSDLSVSEQIVQGRFTMVPSKWRHVSDQAKDMVRKLLVVAPADRMTIDEALWHAWLQDPVMLEKANRLMYPAAMEAGPARKRQREDQDEDRSAKQAPPTNVLQ